The genomic DNA GTTGACTTTGAAAAATACTTTCACATCTTTTACAGCACTTTGTCTTACCCATGCAAATATTCTTTTACCAATGCTGCTTTCAGCTATATTAAACATTCAAGTGTCTTGTAACTGAACCACACACTATAACTGTCATTGATCTCCAACCATTTTCTAACTTGCTGCAATATTAGGTGTTTATTTTCAAACAGATAAGATGTAAAGCATCACAAGGTTTGGACTGGCATTCatacatgaaaaataattatcaccCTAAATTGACACCCCATGACTTATATCGGGCGGAACAGTAAGATCATGAAACTAAAAATACTGAGTACTGGAAACCACCTACTGCTTTACTCTTTGCTATTAGAAGACCAAGTGCTCGTCCAGCAGATTTtgccaaatttaaaataaaaatttgctaATTGTGTACTCTTTGTTCTAGAACTTGACCCTATCAACTGACATAATTTTTATGTTACTCTAACTATTAACATATCAATCAATATTTGTAAATCTACAGATTAAACTAAAATAACCACAACATCGGCAAATAAATGTTTACTTACAATATCCTCAATTATTCTGATACCAGCATctattttttaattacatttaatatatccattcaaaagtacatgtattggaaacaatGGAAAATGTTTCATCCGCACTTAACATCCAACCAAGAGGTATCGGAACCATTTAATCTCACGCAACATTTTACATCTTTATACAACAAAATATATGCGCTTAGTAATTTACCATGATGAAGCCCAGTTGAGAACAATTTATCTGAAAGTTGGCTTCgatcaataaaatcaaacaccTTTTTTGAATTATTACGTTAGTTTCGCaatacactactggatgcacatgccattaaaagggtcatgaaattggccttaatttatcaaacgttttaaacagttttaacaggtcaccgttaaaattcacccattacttcttactatctaatgggattttcatgaccatagttttaatgccatacattaaaaatgactttaatggccatgaaaagctgcttaaaataatgTTAGAGAAGAGCGCTTTTGTACATTATGCCATAGTAGAGATATTGAGGATGAGTATCATTTTGTATTAGTATGTCCAGTGTACAATAACCTTAGGCATGTTTATATCAAACCTTATTATTACCGTAGACCAAGTGTTCAAAAATACCTTCATCTCCTTAAATGTGATAAGAATAGAATAATGCTCAACTTAGCAAAGTTTATTTATTATGCATCATCCTTAAGATCAAGTTTATTGTAATACTTGACACCATACATTCTTAATGTATTATTGTTTACTCAGAAACATTTTGTAGAACATATGTCTTATAAACATTATGTCATTTGTTCACCccccatttatttatttattgtaaaaactgTCCGCATTACATGActttttgttgacaaatatttatatgtatacatgtatcacaaaaaactgtttagtttacgtgaataaaattatctgtctgtcttaaaataaaccattaaaataagttaacaggctccttaaaactccatgaaattttttaattggcatggaattaatagtttattagtttattagagtctctatcacatacatacaataacaatatacatttacaaacatacatataataGTACATAACTGTTCTATATAGAACTATTAGAgactatacattatacatttattcatCGTTAAAACAATTCTTCTATTAAAACCACTTCTATATACACTAAGATATATTGTACTGTCTAAAAGCTTACTGTTATGTACACATGTTCATTATGAAATATGTGCCACATGTGAGGACAATATCATGGGGGAACCAAGATTCCGACTCATTCTGCCCCGAAGCATTCATAAGAAGACAACAAACAATATTAATTCTCCCACAACATTCTCCCACATTACTTGCACAAAAATGTCTGACGccgttgtaaaattaaaaagcaggttttTGCACAATCTCTTATAATATCATCATTTGTAAACAGAAGTATGAATTTTTCTTCCTCTGTCATATTTCCAAAATCTACATTTAGATGTACAGCTTTTTCAAATAGTAAATTACGTAGATCATTATACATTGGACAAAAGAACAGAGTATGTATTTCATCTTCAACTAAAGACACACAAAATGGACAAGTTCGAGCAGCAACAGGCAAGTTTTCATACCGCCCAGTTTCAATTCTCAACGGGGCAACACCGGCTCTAAATTTTGCAAAGGCAGCCCTGTGAGATCTAGACATAATGAGTTTACAATAAGTTTCTACACCATAATCCTGTTTAATTAACTTATACTTTCTTAACTTATTACCTCCTCTTCCATTAATTCCATTAATTCTATTGACATTTTGtaaccaattatttttaaaatcattcattATGTAATCTGTAACTTTGGTATTGAGTTCTCTTTTATTAATAGTTGTctcattatttacaataaattctgAACAATTCATCTTACGTAACAATGTTTTAACTCTAAAATTCCAATTCCTACATCTGTAGTTACCAATCTTGTCTAGATATACAAAAATTCTTTTATTCAACCTGTTATTATCCATTTTACTCATACGAACAATGAAATTATCAATGCTAATCCACTGTCTAGCGAGTGGCGGTGTCCAACCCATATCGCCTGATACTGCACCGGTCGGCGTATATCGCCCTACACCGAGGAAAAACCTCATAGCCCTATGCTGAATAGCATCAACACAGGAATACGACCTTTCCCCCCAAATAGAGGCACCGTAAGCAATAACAGGCCATACAAGACTATCATATAACTTAGAAAATACATCGAAAGGCATACCGCCTAATTTATTACATCTAGCAATAAGCAAGCCTAGAGCTCTACCAGCAGACTGTGCAACAAATTTTGCAGTTATTCCATAGTCCAAATGTTCAGTTAGAGTAAGGCCTAAATAGACATATTTATCAACAACAGCTAGTGTATGTGGGCCACAGCAAAAAGCAATATTACTTCGAGGTTCACTCTTTGTCCTGAAATGGATAACTTGGCTTTTTGTTGCATTGACAGACATATTATTTGTCTCGGACCAGACACTAAGGACATCAAGCAACAACTGCAAATCTGTCTCACTCTCCGCTACTAGAACAATGTCGTCGGCATACAAAAGTATACATAGCTTTTCGTCTTCACCAATGTCTATACCAACATTCAGCAGTTTAACATTATTTACTAGGTCATTTATGAACAGATTAAACAAAATTGGGGATAAACTACATCCCTGACGTAAACCTGTCTTCACATTGAACCAATCACTATTGACCCCATTTAGTCTAATACAAGACTTAACTGAGCTATACAAAGATCTCAAAGCATTTAACATTTTTCCTTTCACTCCATAGTTATACAATTTTCCCATAACTGATTTCTATCAATCAAGTCGTATGCTTTTCGAAAATCTATGAAAGCGCAGAAGGTTGACAATTTTTTCTTAATACGACTATCAACTAAGTTGGTTAATGACGAAAGGTGATCAACAGTGCTCCTATTTTTCCGGAACCCATTCTGTTCATCAGCCAGGATATTGTTATCCTCAACCCATTTTGACAACCTATTGTTTAACACTGCACAGTACAATTTATACATACAAGGTGCTAAGCATATCCCCCTATAATTCATAATTAATATGCCattaaaaagtaccccttaattccacattaattagtaagaactaatgggacaattatttttttaatactttgttaatggccgttaattgataaaaaatgattaatggtctcattaaatggtctcattaaatatgtcagattcagtTTTAATGagttcataatattttaattgtatatcaaattaagggccatgaaaatttgccagcaGAATTAGACCTCTTAAGATAATCatcttcatattaatatttgccgtattgatttaaactacatattactacacatgtaatagtatatatacatatgtatgttttgtaaaatgctagaagaatatttgtttcttttttttttctcttattattttgtaatgttaacacatgtaacagcctcgttcaaacatttgttatattgtatccttattctgtcatatgttcatatgaaatgagaaaataaatggatattgtattgtattgagttgtactgagaagggtttacaggtaccggtttaatagatcaagtgaccgtgtgggtagttttaactattcaacattataatatttcaaacattctgaccaagtttttattggtacagataTTAGGCAtaaggtgtattcaaaaagcaactgatAGCTTGTTTTGATTCTCTCCCTGTTATATCAATAGCTAGTATCGCCTTTATCGTCTGTATGTTAATAGCTTGTATTGCTTCTTTCCTTCTTATTTTCAGTACGTCTGAAAGCTTTGTAGCATCTACACATTCCTCTTTACTTTTCCTGGCGGCTTTGCCAGCCATTCCGTAAGCACAACGCACGAGCATTGTCACCTTTTCATCATCCATGGTTTCTTTAATAGTTTTTTAACCAATCGATGCATTGTCAGTTCATCTGATTGTTCCCTGTCCACAACAGAAAATCTTGTCAGAATCTCAACAGcttgtttcttttttagtttACTGTTCATTGCACTATGTAAATCTTTCAATATTGTTTGAGCATTATCTACATTTCTGCCATCTACTGTTAGAATGTCTGGCTCACCAGTATTCAACAGGCTTAACGGAAACTCCGGCAGAGGTACAACAGCAATTATTTCCATCACAGTGGTAGCGGCTGTACCAAGACCTTCCTTTTCTGAATGTTTTATAATTTGATCAATGTTCATTTTCCAAGTTGTATGAACTGTTAACCGTTCCTCGGACTCATGAAAATGACCACCTTTTCGTTTAGCTTGACGAAGTTTCAAACGTTTTTCCCGGAATGCATCCAAATATTCTTCGAAGGAACATTGCAACATtttgatgtgtgctgcagcctgCTCCAGAGCAAGTGGTAATCCTCCTAATTCTTCTACAAACTCTTCTATTGTTTTATCATTTGTGTTTATTCCTGTTCGTGTTTTCATAAAATCTCTACCTTGTGCCAGTGTCAGTTTATTCATTCCTACGCAataatctgtatcaaacatttcAACTGCACTGACTTTTTCCCTTCGAGACGTTATTATAACGTGTATTTTAGTATCAAGCCTCCATACACTTGACAATAATTCTGCCATAAGTTCAGTTACTGTGTCACTATCGAGATTATCAGCGACCAAGAGCAACCTAGTTTTACAACAGGACAACATGTGCATTGTTTTTCTCATTGCATCTTTTCCATCAGCCGAATCAATTCCAAGCCGTACAGCTAGGTACTGAAAAGAATTGAGAAGCGTGTCGTCgttttctactaatacccaaaaGACTCCGCTCGGATAACAGTCCCGAAATTTCCAGGCATACTCTATCGCCAGCGTGGTTTTGCCCATTCCTCCTAGACCGCAAATTGCTTGTGTATATGTCCTCTCATCGTTCGCCCTGAACTTTAAATTTATCTGCTCAAGTTCCTTTTCACGGCCAACAAATGTTTTTTATCCTACCAGGTGTATAAAAATGGTGTATTTCATTGCTTGAATCCTCTTTCGACGACAGGCTGTCGACTTTCTGTTGAAGAGATTTAAGTTTTTCCCAATATTTCTTGCGATCTGTTTCCATTGTGTAAACTATCTGTTTTAAACATTCTAAATTTGAACATACATTTGTCAAAACCCTGTAGATATTTTCAAAGTTCTCGTCAGCAGTAGCTCCTGTGATTTTACAATATTCAGCTAAAATTGATGTTGCTTTCTTTACTTCGGTCAGCACCTCGAATCCAATGGTCCCTTGTAGTAACGCAGAAcctattaaatgataaaaaaaataatatttagctcATGTCACTTGTGACATTTCTCTAAACTTATACTAATGAAATGCCTCCAACATATACGGACTgtaaaataacacattaaataTCCTTCCCCCTTGTCATCTACCTAGGATAATGCGAGGAAATCTGTTTATTACTTGGGAGACTATACTATTGAAGTCCAAAGGGCAATAATGTCGAACCCACTATTTATTGACACACCGCCTgaatgactcaaacattttagccaattaaaacaatttcatttcaatatctaatGATATTTAACAGAAATGATCATTCAAAAAAGAGTTCTAATTCCACAATCTTTACAAGGTACAAATACATCTAAGAATTTGAGGTACTATCAATGTTTAACCAGAGATAAGCGGTCTCGGTTTTATCTACTGCTGGCATCAATAACAAAACAGCTCTGGTGGTCCCtctgtgcaaccaagcggaaccgtgtGAACAAATCTGGTAAAGGGCCATCCAagaaacattcatgccaagtttcatcaaaatccatccagTGAATTTGGatgagatgtcttttaaacacaattgttgacgacggacgcacgacggacacagcatgatcacaaaagctcaccatgagcattactcaggtgatctaaaaatcgggccagcagtttcacacaaaaagatttttaaagttcc from Mercenaria mercenaria strain notata chromosome 11, MADL_Memer_1, whole genome shotgun sequence includes the following:
- the LOC123565466 gene encoding uncharacterized protein LOC123565466, with amino-acid sequence MLNALRSLYSSVKSCIRLNGVNSDWFNVKTGLRQGCSLSPILFNLFINDLVNNVKLLNVGIDIGEDEKLCILLYADDIVLVAESETDLQLLLDVLSVWSETNNMSVNATKSQVIHFRTKSEPRSNIAFCCGPHTLAVVDKYVYLGLTLTEHLDYGITAKFVAQSAGRALGLLIARCNKLGGMPFDVFSKLYDSLVWPVIAYGASIWGERSYSCVDAIQHRAMRFFLGVGRYTPTGAVSGDMGWTPPLARQWISIDNFIVRMSKMDNNRLNKRIFVYLDKIGNYRCRNWNFRVKTLLRKMNCSEFIVNNETTINKRELNTKVTDYIMNDFKNNWLQNVNRINGINGRGGNKLRKYKLIKQDYGVETYCKLIMSRSHRAAFAKFRAGVAPLRIETGRYENLPVAARTCPFCVSLVEDEIHTLFFCPMYNDLRNLLFEKAVHLNVDFGNMTEEEKFILLFTNDDIIRDCAKTCFLILQRRQTFLCK
- the LOC128546706 gene encoding uncharacterized protein LOC128546706, coding for MGKTTLAIEYAWKFRDCYPSGVFWVLVENDDTLLNSFQYLAVRLGIDSADGKDAMRKTMHMLSCCKTRLLLVADNLDSDTVTELMAELLSSVWRLDTKIHVIITSRREKVSAVEMFDTDYCVGMNKLTLAQGRDFMKTRTGINTNDKTIEEFVEELGGLPLALEQAAAHIKMLQCSFEEYLDAFREKRLKLRQAKRKGGHFHESEERLTVHTTWKMNIDQIIKHSEKEGLGTAATTVMEIIAVVPLPEFPLSLLNTGEPDILTVDGRNVDNAQTILKDLHSAMNSKLKKKQAVEILTRFSVVDREQSDELTMHRLVKKLLKKPWMMKR